Proteins encoded by one window of bacterium:
- the gatA gene encoding Asp-tRNA(Asn)/Glu-tRNA(Gln) amidotransferase subunit GatA, which produces MAYLSIEQIGTGLREKRFSAVEVAKNYLDRIAARDGGLGAYLHVMGDDALAAAARVDAAIERGDELSALAGVPVAVKDTILVAGHPTTASAKVLESYVAAYDATAVTRMKANDAVLLGKTNCDEFAMGSSTENAALGKTVNAWDASRVPGGSSGGSATAVAADLACVALGSDTGGSIRQPAALSGIVGLKPTYGSVSRHGLIAMASSFDVIGPIARSVADVRTVFHAIRGQDRHDATSSGAASRPSDAKRVADLRVGIPKEYFGEGMDADVAQAVRDAIATVEGFGCRVEEVSLPLTTYALAVYYVLMPSEVSANLERYDGIRYGLSALAGSVPNAANLNEVYTKTRAAGFGPETKRRVMIGTYALSSGYADQYYKRALAVRNRIKHEYRKVFERVDVLLTPTTPTPAWALGAKQDDPLQMYLSDIFTVSANVAGIPGLSIPCGFVERSSDPPPLLEGGRGGVVRLPVGLQLLAPWFSEDTLFTLGEAYEQATDWHTQHPNA; this is translated from the coding sequence ACGCGCTCGCGGCCGCCGCGCGCGTTGATGCGGCGATCGAACGGGGCGATGAGCTCTCCGCGCTCGCGGGCGTTCCCGTCGCCGTAAAGGACACGATTCTCGTTGCGGGACACCCGACGACCGCGAGCGCGAAGGTGCTCGAGTCCTACGTCGCCGCATATGACGCGACGGCGGTCACGCGCATGAAGGCGAACGACGCGGTGCTCCTCGGCAAGACCAACTGCGACGAGTTCGCCATGGGATCATCCACGGAGAACGCCGCGCTCGGGAAGACGGTGAACGCGTGGGATGCGTCCCGCGTGCCAGGCGGATCATCCGGCGGGTCGGCGACGGCAGTTGCCGCCGACCTCGCGTGCGTCGCGCTCGGCTCAGATACCGGCGGCTCCATCAGGCAGCCCGCCGCACTCTCCGGCATCGTCGGCCTCAAGCCAACGTACGGGAGCGTCTCTCGCCATGGTCTCATCGCCATGGCATCGAGTTTCGATGTCATCGGCCCGATAGCGCGAAGCGTCGCGGACGTGCGGACGGTGTTTCACGCGATTCGCGGGCAGGATCGCCACGACGCGACATCGTCGGGAGCTGCAAGCCGACCATCGGATGCCAAGCGCGTGGCCGACCTCCGCGTCGGGATTCCAAAAGAGTACTTTGGGGAGGGGATGGACGCAGACGTCGCGCAGGCGGTGCGCGATGCGATCGCGACCGTTGAGGGATTCGGCTGTCGCGTGGAGGAGGTTTCGCTCCCGCTCACAACGTACGCGCTCGCCGTGTACTACGTCCTCATGCCATCGGAGGTCTCCGCGAACCTCGAGCGGTACGACGGCATCCGCTACGGCCTCTCGGCACTCGCCGGGTCCGTACCGAACGCGGCGAACTTGAACGAGGTCTACACGAAGACGCGCGCTGCGGGATTCGGGCCGGAGACGAAGCGGCGCGTGATGATCGGGACATACGCACTGTCCTCTGGCTACGCCGACCAGTACTACAAGCGCGCGCTCGCAGTGCGCAATCGGATCAAGCACGAGTACCGAAAAGTATTCGAGCGCGTTGACGTACTCCTCACACCAACGACACCAACACCCGCGTGGGCGTTGGGTGCCAAGCAGGACGACCCGCTCCAGATGTACCTCTCGGACATCTTTACGGTCTCGGCGAACGTCGCGGGCATCCCGGGTCTCTCCATCCCGTGCGGGTTCGTGGAACGTTCCTCTGATCCCCCACCTCTTCTCGAGGGGGGGCGAGGGGGGGTGGTGCGCCTCCCCGTTGGCCTCCAGCTCCTCGCGCCGTGGTTTTCGGAGGACACACTCTTCACCCTCGGCGAGGCCTACGAGCAGGCCACGGATTGGCACACGCAACACCCCAACGCTTGA